One window of Leptotrichia sp. oral taxon 498 genomic DNA carries:
- the rpsO gene encoding 30S ribosomal protein S15 gives MALTAKKEIIEKFGKNAQDTGSAEVQIALLTDRISHLTGHLKVHPKDVHSRAGLLKLIGKRRRLLNYVKNRNVDDYRNLIEKLGIRK, from the coding sequence ATGGCATTAACAGCGAAAAAAGAGATTATTGAAAAATTTGGAAAAAATGCTCAAGATACAGGTTCTGCTGAGGTTCAAATAGCTTTATTAACAGATAGAATCAGTCATTTGACAGGACACTTAAAAGTACATCCTAAAGATGTTCATTCAAGAGCGGGATTATTAAAATTAATTGGAAAAAGAAGAAGATTATTAAACTATGTTAAAAATAGAAATGTAGACGATTACAGAAACTTAATCGAAAAATTAGGAATCAGAAAATAG
- a CDS encoding FAD-dependent oxidoreductase, whose translation MKIVVIGGGAAGMMFSTQYKKANPNDEIFLFEKSSYVAWAGCPTPYFIADELKKSDVLHGTPEDFIKRGVNVKIHHEVKSIDFENKTLEIKGNEINGIFSYDKLVIAVGGKSFVPNIEGYSPNLENVFTLSHAESAFKIKEYLTQNKNKLKNAVVIGAGFVGIEMAESFKKNGLNVTVIEKAKEIFPTVSENLKEKIYKKFKEKDINLKLNSGVTAVNSENNVAKSVKLDSSENIDFDIALFSIGVTPNIDFLPKTLKTDSGKIVINDKFETNIDDVYAIGDCIFNKYYKTDRNLFEPLGDVANKHGMMLAKYLSGQNISWKGLIRSFATSFYDIKLAQTGLSLKEATELGYNADVVKMKAMYKNSGFADSFPASAEIVYDKDRKIVLGGAMVGFEAVAQFIDQIAIVITFEIPIEKFIEIDFAYSPTNASVWNPLLVVYRKVIK comes from the coding sequence ATGAAAATAGTTGTAATTGGCGGTGGAGCTGCAGGAATGATGTTTTCCACTCAATATAAAAAAGCAAATCCTAATGATGAAATTTTTTTGTTTGAAAAATCAAGCTATGTGGCTTGGGCTGGATGTCCAACTCCTTATTTTATCGCTGATGAATTAAAAAAAAGCGATGTTTTGCACGGAACTCCTGAAGATTTTATAAAAAGAGGAGTTAATGTAAAAATTCATCACGAAGTTAAAAGCATTGATTTTGAAAATAAAACACTTGAAATAAAGGGAAATGAAATTAATGGAATTTTTTCTTACGACAAGCTTGTAATTGCTGTCGGTGGAAAATCATTTGTTCCAAATATTGAAGGATATTCTCCAAATTTAGAAAATGTCTTTACGTTATCTCACGCTGAAAGTGCTTTTAAAATTAAAGAATATTTAACTCAAAACAAAAATAAACTAAAAAATGCAGTTGTAATTGGAGCTGGATTTGTTGGAATTGAAATGGCAGAATCTTTCAAAAAAAATGGACTTAATGTAACTGTCATTGAAAAAGCAAAAGAAATTTTCCCGACAGTTTCAGAAAATCTAAAGGAAAAAATTTACAAAAAATTTAAAGAAAAAGATATAAATCTAAAATTAAATTCTGGTGTCACTGCTGTAAATTCTGAAAATAATGTTGCAAAATCAGTAAAATTAGACTCATCTGAAAATATTGACTTTGATATCGCATTATTTAGTATCGGAGTTACTCCAAACATAGATTTTTTACCTAAAACATTAAAAACTGATAGCGGAAAAATCGTCATAAATGATAAATTCGAAACAAATATAGACGATGTCTACGCAATTGGAGATTGTATATTTAACAAGTATTACAAAACTGACAGAAATTTATTTGAGCCGCTTGGAGATGTTGCAAATAAACACGGAATGATGCTGGCTAAATATTTATCTGGACAAAATATAAGCTGGAAAGGATTAATTCGCTCATTTGCCACTTCATTTTATGATATAAAATTAGCACAAACTGGACTTTCTCTAAAAGAAGCAACTGAACTTGGCTACAATGCCGATGTTGTCAAAATGAAAGCGATGTATAAAAACTCTGGATTCGCAGATTCATTTCCTGCAAGTGCTGAAATTGTTTATGATAAAGATAGAAAAATTGTTCTTGGTGGAGCAATGGTGGGTTTTGAAGCTGTCGCACAATTTATCGACCAAATTGCGATTGTTATCACTTTTGAAATACCGATTGAAAAATTTATCGAAATTGATTTCGCTTATTCTCCAACAAATGCGAGTGTTTGGAATCCACTTCTTGTAGTTTATAGAAAAGTTATTAAATAA
- a CDS encoding alpha-glucoside-specific PTS transporter subunit IIBC, translating into MMKKIQRFGGAMMAPVLLFAFTGLVVGIASLFTNPQVMGSIANEGTNWYKFWFVISEGGWTVFRQMPLLFAIGLPISLANKTNARACLEAFALYTTYNYLVAAMLAQWSFFGVDMSQEAGGTSGLAVIAGVKTLDTNLFGAIIISAIVVYLHNKYFDKKLPDFLGVFQGTVFVYIIGFLVMIPCAFITALCWPKVQIGINNLQQLLKVSGPIGVWIYTFLERALIPTGLHHFVYTPFIFGPAAVPGGIQTYWVQHISQFAQSTKPLKEMFPQGGFALHGNSKIFGSVGIALAMYSTSKPENKKKVAGLLLPVLLTAIVSGITEPLEFTFLFIAPVLFGLHAVLAATMSTLMYMFGVVGNFGGGFLDFMFLNWIPMFKNHSGTVITQIVIGLIFTCIYFILFRFLILKMDLKTPGREDEDEEMKLYTKADYRAKHGEGGAQGAAAAAGGDEYAQKGAIILEALGGRENIEELNNCATRLRVSVKDASKLLPDAAFKAAGAHGVVRKGTAIQVIIGLSVPQVRERIEDMMKKG; encoded by the coding sequence ATGATGAAAAAAATTCAGCGATTTGGTGGAGCAATGATGGCGCCAGTTCTATTATTTGCATTCACAGGGTTAGTCGTAGGAATAGCATCACTATTTACGAATCCACAAGTAATGGGTTCAATTGCAAATGAAGGGACAAACTGGTATAAATTCTGGTTTGTGATAAGTGAAGGTGGTTGGACAGTATTTAGACAAATGCCGTTATTGTTCGCAATCGGATTGCCAATCAGCCTTGCGAATAAAACAAATGCAAGAGCATGTCTTGAAGCTTTTGCTTTATATACAACTTATAATTATCTTGTAGCAGCAATGCTTGCACAATGGAGCTTCTTTGGTGTTGACATGAGTCAAGAAGCTGGAGGAACAAGTGGACTTGCAGTAATTGCTGGAGTAAAAACACTAGATACAAACTTATTTGGTGCAATTATAATTTCTGCAATAGTAGTTTATTTACATAATAAATATTTTGATAAAAAGTTACCAGACTTTTTAGGAGTATTTCAAGGAACAGTATTTGTTTATATTATTGGTTTCTTAGTAATGATTCCATGTGCTTTCATAACTGCACTTTGCTGGCCAAAAGTTCAAATTGGAATTAACAACTTGCAACAATTATTAAAAGTTTCAGGACCAATTGGAGTATGGATTTACACATTCCTTGAAAGAGCATTGATTCCAACAGGATTGCATCACTTTGTATATACACCATTTATATTCGGACCAGCAGCAGTTCCAGGTGGAATTCAAACTTATTGGGTTCAACATATAAGTCAATTTGCTCAATCTACAAAACCTTTAAAAGAAATGTTCCCACAAGGTGGATTTGCATTGCACGGTAACTCAAAAATCTTTGGTTCAGTAGGTATCGCACTTGCAATGTACTCAACTTCTAAACCTGAAAACAAGAAAAAAGTAGCAGGATTGTTATTACCAGTTTTATTAACTGCAATAGTTTCAGGAATAACAGAACCACTTGAATTTACATTCTTATTTATAGCTCCAGTATTATTTGGATTACATGCAGTACTAGCTGCAACAATGTCAACATTGATGTATATGTTCGGAGTTGTAGGAAACTTTGGTGGAGGATTCTTAGACTTTATGTTCTTAAACTGGATTCCAATGTTTAAAAACCACAGCGGAACAGTAATTACTCAAATTGTAATTGGATTAATCTTCACATGTATTTACTTCATATTATTCAGATTCTTAATTTTAAAAATGGATTTAAAAACTCCAGGTAGAGAAGATGAAGATGAAGAAATGAAACTTTATACAAAAGCTGATTATAGAGCTAAACACGGTGAAGGTGGAGCACAAGGTGCAGCTGCCGCAGCTGGTGGAGATGAATATGCTCAAAAAGGTGCAATCATTCTTGAAGCATTAGGTGGAAGAGAAAACATTGAAGAACTTAACAACTGTGCAACTAGACTTAGAGTAAGTGTAAAAGATGCAAGTAAATTATTACCAGATGCAGCATTTAAAGCAGCAGGAGCTCATGGTGTAGTTAGAAAAGGAACAGCTATTCAAGTAATCATCGGATTGTCAGTACCTCAAGTAAGAGAAAGAATTGAAGACATGATGAAAAAAGGGTAA
- a CDS encoding endonuclease/exonuclease/phosphatase family protein, which translates to MKLLTINTHAWLEENQDEKMEILAKTIAEKQYDVIAMQEVNQLMNSPVIYDGIRNDNYGWKLLEKLEKYTDTDYYYHWSNSHIGFGKYDEGVAIITKHPIKDEDEFYCTFSQSVRVINARRIVSITLDYEGQKVEFYSCHMNLPNCETEDMGENIQTILKRTKNDNLKFLMGDFNTDAIHNQEAYQNIINQGLFDTYELAEKKDSGITVNKKIDGWATSGSEKRLDYIFSNKKVKVLESKVIFNGENKEVVSDHFGLEVKIEL; encoded by the coding sequence ATGAAATTATTGACAATCAACACACATGCGTGGTTGGAAGAAAATCAAGATGAAAAGATGGAAATTTTGGCAAAGACGATTGCTGAAAAGCAGTATGATGTAATTGCTATGCAAGAAGTGAATCAGCTTATGAATAGTCCAGTTATTTACGATGGAATTAGAAACGATAATTACGGATGGAAATTGCTGGAAAAGCTGGAAAAGTACACAGATACTGATTATTATTATCATTGGAGCAATTCTCACATCGGTTTTGGGAAATATGACGAAGGAGTGGCAATTATTACAAAGCATCCAATAAAAGATGAGGATGAGTTTTATTGCACCTTTTCACAATCTGTCAGAGTTATTAACGCAAGAAGAATTGTGAGTATAACTTTGGATTATGAAGGGCAAAAAGTAGAGTTTTACAGTTGCCATATGAATTTGCCAAATTGTGAAACAGAAGATATGGGAGAAAATATTCAGACAATTTTAAAAAGAACGAAAAATGATAATTTAAAATTTTTGATGGGTGATTTCAACACGGATGCTATACATAATCAAGAAGCTTATCAAAATATAATAAATCAAGGATTGTTTGACACTTATGAATTAGCTGAAAAAAAAGATAGTGGAATAACAGTCAATAAAAAAATTGATGGTTGGGCAACTAGCGGTTCTGAGAAAAGACTGGATTACATTTTTTCAAATAAAAAAGTAAAAGTTTTGGAAAGTAAAGTCATTTTTAATGGAGAAAATAAGGAAGTTGTTTCAGATCATTTTGGTTTAGAAGTGAAAATTGAGTTATAA
- a CDS encoding potassium channel family protein codes for MKNKIHKIKSDINKNKKFKINYQIFFIFLAIYSFATTLLDLHGDIHISENSLLNFIDFSIYLIFAIDYIIRFIFAKHKADFIENNIPDLISIIPYYSIFRLFRIFKIRKFAKIFRHLKLSRFYLFAKKTYKKVKKFLKLNGLIYLLIMAGLGIIISALVISYVEKMNYGDSLWWAFVTATTVGYGDISPKTYIGRFVAIFLMLIGIGTFGMITGTIATYFLNKQNDIAPTDDLDKYILNSENFSDSEKKEIITFIHFVKSKREK; via the coding sequence TTGAAGAATAAGATACATAAAATCAAAAGTGATATTAATAAAAATAAAAAATTTAAAATAAATTATCAAATATTCTTTATTTTTCTTGCAATTTACAGCTTTGCTACGACGCTACTTGATTTACACGGCGATATTCATATTTCTGAAAATTCTCTCTTGAATTTTATTGATTTTTCGATTTATTTGATTTTTGCTATTGACTACATAATAAGATTTATATTTGCTAAACACAAAGCTGATTTTATTGAAAACAATATCCCCGATTTAATTTCAATAATTCCATATTATTCAATTTTTAGATTATTTAGAATTTTTAAAATCAGAAAATTTGCAAAAATTTTTAGACATTTAAAATTATCTCGATTTTATCTTTTTGCAAAAAAGACATACAAAAAAGTAAAAAAATTTTTAAAATTAAATGGGTTAATTTATTTATTAATTATGGCGGGACTTGGAATTATAATCTCAGCTCTTGTCATTTCCTATGTGGAAAAAATGAATTATGGCGACAGCCTTTGGTGGGCATTTGTTACAGCGACTACAGTTGGCTATGGAGATATTTCTCCTAAGACTTATATTGGAAGATTTGTCGCCATTTTTCTGATGCTCATTGGAATTGGAACTTTCGGAATGATTACAGGAACAATCGCAACTTATTTTTTAAATAAACAAAATGACATTGCGCCAACTGACGACTTAGACAAATATATTTTAAATTCTGAAAACTTTAGCGACTCTGAAAAAAAAGAAATTATCACTTTTATACATTTTGTGAAATCAAAGCGGGAAAAATAA
- the udk gene encoding uridine kinase, with the protein MDYKTIIVGIAGGTGSGKTSVTHAIIKNLEKKEIHSILLEQDSYYKRNDHLTYEQRVTLNYDHPDAIDFDLLETHILALKNNKSIEKPIYDFQVHNRVNRTEHIEPANLIIVEGILVLAIEKIRNLFDAKIFVDTDDDERLLRRIERDLNERARSFESIKNQYIKTVKPMHLEFVEPSKRYADVIIPRGKDNKVGINMVVSRLRYLFNKLKNK; encoded by the coding sequence ATGGATTATAAAACGATTATTGTCGGAATTGCAGGGGGAACAGGCTCAGGAAAAACTAGTGTCACTCATGCAATTATTAAAAATTTGGAAAAAAAGGAAATTCACTCAATACTTCTTGAACAAGATTCCTATTACAAAAGAAATGACCATTTGACTTACGAACAAAGGGTTACATTAAATTATGACCATCCGGACGCGATAGATTTTGATTTGCTTGAAACTCACATTCTCGCATTAAAAAACAATAAATCTATCGAAAAACCTATTTATGATTTTCAAGTTCACAACAGAGTAAACAGAACTGAACATATAGAGCCAGCAAATTTGATTATTGTAGAGGGAATTTTAGTTCTGGCAATTGAAAAGATCCGTAACTTATTTGATGCAAAAATATTTGTAGATACAGATGATGACGAAAGACTTTTGCGAAGAATAGAAAGAGATCTAAATGAAAGAGCCAGAAGTTTTGAAAGTATAAAAAATCAATATATCAAAACCGTTAAACCTATGCACTTGGAATTTGTAGAACCGTCTAAAAGATATGCTGATGTCATAATTCCAAGAGGAAAAGACAATAAAGTCGGTATAAATATGGTTGTCAGCCGACTTCGCTACTTATTTAACAAATTAAAAAACAAATAG
- a CDS encoding GntR family transcriptional regulator, with the protein MTKYEKVYYDIKDKIKNGIIKPGDFLKKEDDLAKDYNFSKLTVRKALSMLETEGFIQKVKGKKSIVLEKKNLENISLTSIQTVQELNKLQNINLETDLISLYIVQGDKKLMKEFQVSESADFYKVVRTNSLNGEVLNYSTSFFDRKIVPFLNEEIAKKSIYEYLEKDLKLKIGYSRRDINFRKITPEEQKYLKLKDINMVVVIETHAYLSNGTLFQYETIIHHPEKFTFTAIAKR; encoded by the coding sequence ATGACTAAATATGAAAAAGTATATTATGATATAAAAGACAAAATTAAAAATGGTATTATTAAACCAGGAGATTTTTTAAAAAAAGAAGATGACTTGGCAAAAGATTATAATTTTTCCAAACTTACTGTAAGAAAAGCTCTTTCTATGCTGGAAACTGAGGGTTTTATTCAAAAAGTGAAGGGAAAAAAATCAATTGTACTGGAAAAAAAAAATTTGGAAAATATTTCTCTGACTTCAATTCAAACTGTGCAGGAACTCAATAAACTTCAAAATATTAATCTTGAAACTGACTTAATTAGCTTATATATTGTTCAGGGAGATAAAAAGTTAATGAAAGAATTTCAAGTTTCTGAAAGTGCCGATTTCTACAAAGTTGTCCGTACAAATTCCTTAAATGGGGAAGTCTTAAATTATTCCACAAGTTTTTTTGACAGAAAAATTGTACCTTTTTTGAATGAAGAGATTGCCAAAAAGTCGATATATGAATATTTGGAAAAGGATTTAAAATTAAAGATTGGTTATTCTCGAAGAGATATTAATTTCAGAAAGATTACGCCAGAAGAACAGAAATATCTCAAATTAAAAGATATAAATATGGTTGTTGTCATCGAAACTCACGCCTATTTGTCAAACGGCACATTATTCCAATATGAAACAATAATCCATCATCCTGAGAAATTTACTTTTACTGCTATTGCAAAAAGGTAA
- a CDS encoding lysophospholipid acyltransferase family protein, whose translation MLKFFLVALKNILSIFSLKWRYKFFEKMGLLAYFLVKKRRKLTLDNIKNAFPQKNEKEVRRIAKESYKTMGKMIMTSIFLEEITKGENTSVENEELMKKAIEVAKDKAVLIVSLHLGGFEAGSKMENLRKFYAVFRKQKNEKINDLMTEWREKGGLNSIPLHESQLLSKAINEKSIIALASDHYGKDVEIDFFGRKTTAVAGPVLLSIKHKVPLVMAYAVFDKNNKIIVKNKKIIEIEKQSKLKETMKFNMQKIYNEFEEIIREYPEQYMWQHKRWRKKK comes from the coding sequence ATGTTAAAATTTTTTCTTGTGGCATTAAAAAATATTTTATCAATTTTTTCGTTGAAGTGGCGATACAAATTTTTTGAAAAAATGGGACTTTTAGCATATTTCTTAGTAAAAAAAAGACGAAAATTGACATTAGACAATATAAAAAATGCTTTTCCCCAAAAAAATGAAAAAGAAGTCAGAAGAATAGCCAAAGAGTCATATAAAACGATGGGAAAAATGATAATGACTTCGATTTTTTTGGAAGAAATTACAAAAGGGGAAAATACCTCTGTTGAAAATGAAGAGCTGATGAAAAAGGCGATAGAAGTGGCAAAGGATAAGGCAGTTTTGATTGTTTCATTGCATTTAGGCGGATTTGAAGCGGGAAGTAAAATGGAAAATTTGAGAAAATTTTATGCTGTTTTTAGAAAGCAAAAAAATGAGAAAATTAATGATTTAATGACTGAGTGGCGTGAAAAAGGCGGACTAAATTCAATTCCGCTGCATGAAAGTCAGCTTTTAAGCAAAGCTATAAACGAAAAATCGATAATTGCTTTGGCTTCGGATCATTATGGAAAAGATGTGGAGATTGATTTTTTTGGCAGAAAAACAACGGCGGTTGCTGGACCTGTGCTTTTGTCGATTAAGCATAAAGTTCCATTGGTAATGGCTTATGCGGTATTTGATAAAAACAATAAAATAATTGTAAAAAATAAAAAGATTATTGAGATAGAAAAGCAGAGCAAGTTAAAAGAAACTATGAAATTTAATATGCAAAAAATTTATAATGAATTTGAAGAAATAATTAGGGAATATCCAGAGCAATATATGTGGCAGCACAAAAGATGGAGAAAAAAGAAGTAA
- the malQ gene encoding 4-alpha-glucanotransferase: MFKRSSGILLHPTSLPGKYGIGTLGREAFNFIDFLKKSNQKLWQIFPLGPTGYGDSPYQCFSSFAGNPYLIDFDLLIEQNLLSGNDLENVNFGENEEFVDYGAIYNSKYPLLRKAYENYKANQNDELRGKFEEFKFKNAEWLDDYSLYISLKNHFGGLSWNEWQEDIKNREPQAMERYRNELSDDIEYHNFIQFLFFSQWEAVKRYANENGIKIIGDIPIFVAADSADTWANTDIFLFDKDKKPVKVAGVPPDYFSATGQLWGNPLYDWQKLKETNYRWWIDRVKSNLTTCDIIRIDHFRGFDEYWAVPYGDKTAENGTWCPGPRMDLFNAIKNELGDLPIIAEDLGTMTQGVIDLRNASGFPGMKILGFAFDSAEENDYLPHTYDKNCVVYTGTHDNDTIVGWFEKAKEEDKQFARDYLNSTNDANIHWDAIRGAWSSVANIAIAPIQDFLGLGSYARINTPGLASGNWQWRLKPNQLTDELAQNIAKLTKTYSR, translated from the coding sequence ATGTTTAAAAGAAGTTCTGGGATTTTATTACATCCAACTTCACTTCCAGGAAAATATGGAATTGGAACACTTGGAAGAGAAGCTTTTAATTTTATAGATTTTTTGAAAAAATCTAATCAAAAACTTTGGCAAATTTTTCCACTTGGACCCACAGGTTATGGAGATTCGCCTTATCAATGTTTTTCTTCATTTGCAGGAAATCCTTATTTGATTGACTTTGATTTATTAATTGAGCAAAACTTGCTTTCAGGAAACGATCTTGAAAATGTAAATTTTGGAGAAAACGAAGAATTCGTTGATTATGGTGCAATTTACAACAGTAAATATCCGCTACTTAGAAAAGCTTACGAAAACTATAAAGCTAATCAGAATGACGAATTAAGAGGAAAATTTGAAGAATTTAAATTTAAGAATGCTGAATGGTTAGACGACTACAGCCTTTACATTTCGCTAAAAAACCATTTTGGTGGACTTTCTTGGAACGAATGGCAAGAAGATATTAAAAACAGAGAACCACAAGCTATGGAGAGATATAGAAACGAACTTTCTGACGACATTGAATATCATAATTTCATTCAATTTTTATTCTTCTCACAATGGGAAGCTGTAAAAAGATACGCAAACGAAAACGGAATTAAAATCATCGGAGATATTCCAATATTTGTTGCTGCCGACAGTGCTGACACTTGGGCAAATACTGATATTTTCCTATTTGACAAAGATAAAAAACCAGTTAAAGTGGCAGGAGTTCCGCCTGACTATTTCAGTGCCACAGGACAACTTTGGGGAAATCCTTTATACGACTGGCAAAAATTGAAAGAAACTAACTACAGATGGTGGATCGATAGAGTAAAATCTAATCTTACAACTTGTGATATAATAAGAATCGACCACTTCAGAGGATTTGACGAATACTGGGCTGTTCCTTATGGAGATAAAACTGCCGAAAATGGTACTTGGTGTCCAGGTCCTAGAATGGACTTATTTAATGCCATAAAAAATGAACTTGGAGATTTACCTATAATTGCTGAAGATTTAGGAACAATGACACAAGGAGTTATTGATTTGAGAAATGCTTCTGGTTTCCCAGGAATGAAAATTTTAGGATTTGCATTTGACTCAGCTGAAGAAAATGACTACTTGCCACACACATATGACAAAAACTGCGTTGTCTACACAGGTACTCACGACAACGACACAATCGTTGGATGGTTTGAAAAAGCAAAAGAAGAAGACAAACAATTTGCAAGAGATTATTTAAATTCAACAAATGATGCAAATATACACTGGGACGCTATAAGAGGAGCTTGGAGTTCAGTCGCAAACATTGCAATTGCACCAATTCAAGACTTTTTAGGACTTGGAAGCTACGCTCGTATAAATACACCAGGACTTGCATCTGGAAATTGGCAATGGAGATTAAAACCAAATCAATTGACAGACGAACTAGCACAAAATATTGCAAAATTGACAAAAACTTATTCAAGATAA